In Paraburkholderia terrae, a genomic segment contains:
- a CDS encoding ABC transporter ATP-binding protein, translated as MSSLHVSNVRKAYGSTEILKEINIDVDDGDFLVLVGPSGCGKSTLLSLIAGLDTLSGGEIRIGNDKVNDLHPSERDIAMVFQSYALYPNMSVGQNISFGLEMRKVSKPEREKAVKDAARLLQIEHLLDRRPGQLSGGQRQRVAMGRALVRHPKIFLFDEPLSNLDAKLRVDMRTEIKKLHQRLGATIVYVTHDQIEAMTLATRIAVMKGGVLQQLGTPAEVYNTPANTFVATFMGSPSMNLIPARIERANGALHLLVGEGQKAIDLELPPQPAAVERYIGKKVIAGLRPEAIGVENERATSALRTVPVTINVLEPTGPDTLAVLDLGGMEVSARLGADMPHASGERCELRVDLSKLVLFDSDTEERIH; from the coding sequence ATGTCTTCTCTGCACGTATCCAACGTTCGCAAAGCCTACGGCTCCACCGAAATCCTCAAGGAGATCAACATCGATGTCGACGATGGCGATTTTCTCGTTCTTGTCGGACCGTCGGGCTGTGGGAAATCGACGCTGCTTTCGCTGATCGCCGGACTCGACACGCTCTCGGGCGGCGAGATCCGCATCGGCAACGACAAGGTCAACGACCTGCATCCGAGCGAACGCGACATCGCGATGGTGTTTCAGAGCTATGCGTTGTATCCGAACATGTCCGTCGGGCAGAACATCAGCTTCGGTCTGGAGATGCGCAAGGTGTCGAAGCCTGAACGCGAGAAGGCCGTGAAGGATGCTGCCCGTCTGCTGCAGATCGAGCATCTGCTCGACCGGCGTCCGGGGCAGCTGTCGGGTGGTCAGCGTCAGCGTGTCGCGATGGGACGCGCGCTGGTGCGTCATCCGAAGATATTCCTGTTCGATGAGCCGCTGTCGAATCTCGATGCAAAACTGCGCGTCGATATGCGTACCGAGATCAAGAAGCTGCATCAGCGTTTGGGCGCGACCATCGTCTACGTCACACATGACCAGATCGAAGCGATGACGCTGGCCACGCGTATCGCCGTAATGAAGGGCGGCGTGCTGCAACAACTCGGCACGCCCGCCGAGGTCTACAACACGCCCGCCAACACGTTCGTCGCGACGTTCATGGGCTCGCCGTCGATGAACCTGATTCCGGCACGCATCGAGCGCGCGAATGGCGCGCTGCATCTGCTGGTGGGTGAAGGCCAGAAGGCCATCGACCTTGAGTTGCCGCCGCAACCGGCTGCAGTCGAGCGCTATATCGGTAAGAAGGTGATCGCGGGTCTGCGCCCTGAAGCGATCGGTGTGGAAAACGAGCGTGCCACGTCGGCGCTGCGTACCGTACCCGTCACGATCAACGTGCTCGAACCGACGGGCCCCGACACGCTCGCCGTGCTCGATCTCGGCGGCATGGAAGTGTCCGCGCGGCTCGGCGCCGACATGCCGCACGCGTCGGGCGAACGATGCGAGTTGCGCGTCGATCTGTCGAAGCTCGTGCTGTTCGACTCGGATACGGAAGAACGGATTCACTGA
- a CDS encoding acyl CoA:acetate/3-ketoacid CoA transferase translates to MRSSKVVSLAHAASLINDDDVVTVSSSSGLGCPDAMLAAIGARFEAEDHPRNLTMLHPIAAGDMYGIKGIDHIAKKGLIHTVIAGSFPSGPSNLPMPDIWHLITDNDIRAYNLPSGVLFDMHREVAAKRPGVLTKVGLDTYVDPDRQGGAMNAQAAEHPIVEKVTFAGDEWLHYKNFVPRVAIVRATTADERGNLSFEHEGALLGGRDQALAVRNNGGIVIAQVKRVVKAGSLHTQQVHIPCNLVDYVVVDAEQKQTTQIEYDPEISGEIKLPESAFAFAEWHADKVIARRAALELAQNDAVNLGFGISANVPRVLLEEGYRDDVTWVIEQGAVGGVPLLGFAFGCSGNADAIMPSPSQFVYFQGGGFDVSLLSFLQVDRFGNVNVSKLPSKPYLTAGCGGFIDITTHAKRVVFSGYFTAGAKIEVGDGRLKIVKEGKKKFIADVDHVTFSGRVGRQRNQQALYVTERCVIQLGDKGLEVIEIAPGIDLQKDVLDQCDIELAVSPALKTMDASIFTDAPFGLKLKEARHG, encoded by the coding sequence GTGCGTTCCAGCAAGGTTGTTTCATTGGCCCACGCGGCGAGCCTGATCAATGATGACGATGTCGTCACCGTCAGTTCGTCGAGCGGTCTGGGTTGTCCCGATGCAATGCTCGCCGCTATCGGCGCCCGCTTCGAGGCGGAAGATCATCCGCGCAACCTGACGATGCTGCACCCGATCGCCGCTGGCGATATGTACGGCATCAAGGGCATCGATCACATCGCGAAGAAAGGGCTGATTCATACGGTCATCGCCGGGTCGTTTCCGAGCGGTCCGTCAAACCTGCCGATGCCCGACATCTGGCATCTCATCACCGATAACGACATCCGCGCGTACAACCTGCCGAGCGGCGTGCTGTTCGACATGCATCGCGAGGTCGCGGCGAAACGTCCCGGCGTGCTGACCAAGGTCGGCCTCGATACGTATGTCGATCCCGACCGCCAGGGCGGCGCGATGAACGCGCAGGCCGCCGAACATCCTATCGTCGAAAAGGTCACGTTCGCGGGCGACGAGTGGCTGCACTACAAAAACTTTGTGCCGCGCGTCGCAATCGTGCGTGCAACGACAGCCGATGAACGCGGCAATCTATCGTTCGAACATGAAGGCGCGCTACTGGGCGGACGCGATCAGGCGCTGGCCGTACGCAATAACGGCGGCATCGTCATCGCGCAAGTGAAGCGTGTCGTGAAGGCCGGGTCGCTGCATACGCAGCAGGTACACATTCCGTGCAATCTCGTCGATTACGTGGTCGTTGACGCCGAGCAGAAGCAGACGACGCAGATCGAATACGACCCAGAAATCAGCGGTGAAATCAAACTGCCCGAAAGCGCATTCGCGTTCGCCGAATGGCACGCGGACAAGGTCATCGCACGGCGTGCGGCACTGGAACTCGCGCAGAACGACGCGGTGAATCTGGGCTTCGGCATCTCCGCCAACGTGCCGCGCGTTCTGCTCGAAGAAGGCTACCGCGACGACGTCACGTGGGTCATCGAACAAGGCGCTGTCGGCGGCGTGCCCTTGCTCGGTTTCGCCTTCGGATGCTCGGGCAATGCCGACGCCATCATGCCTTCGCCTTCGCAATTCGTGTACTTCCAGGGCGGCGGCTTCGATGTATCGCTGCTGTCGTTCCTGCAAGTAGACCGCTTCGGCAACGTGAACGTGTCGAAGCTGCCGAGCAAACCGTATCTCACTGCCGGATGCGGCGGCTTCATCGACATCACGACGCACGCGAAGCGCGTGGTCTTCAGTGGCTATTTCACGGCGGGCGCAAAGATCGAAGTCGGCGATGGACGTCTGAAGATCGTCAAGGAAGGCAAGAAGAAGTTCATCGCCGATGTGGACCACGTGACCTTCAGCGGACGCGTGGGACGACAGCGTAATCAGCAAGCGTTGTATGTCACGGAACGCTGCGTGATCCAACTCGGCGACAAGGGCCTCGAAGTGATCGAGATCGCGCCCGGCATCGACCTGCAAAAGGATGTGCTCGATCAGTGCGATATCGAGTTGGCCGTCTCCCCTGCCCTGAAGACGATGGATGCGTCGATCTTTACGGATGCGCCATTCGGTCTGAAGTTGAAGGAGGCGCGTCATGGCTGA
- a CDS encoding GMC family oxidoreductase, with translation MKTTTYDYVIVGGGSAGCVLANRLSADPSIKVLLLEAGGSDRHPFFSMPAGFAKMTRGIGSWGWFTVPQKHLNNRVLRFTQAKVIGGGSSINAQIYTRGVPADYDDWEQKAGATGWSYRDVLPYFKKSENNQRFANEYHSYGGPLGVSNPISPLPICEAFFQAGQELGIPFNPDFNGANQEGLGYYQLTQLDARRSSTAAGFIRPVLGRANLTVSMQARTLRVIIEGNRATGVEYVTGDSRDPQIVRASREVIVSSGAIGSPKLLMQSGIGPADHLGSIGIKAVHDLRGVGSNLQDHLDLFVIAECTGDHTYDKYNKLHNAAWAGLQYLLLKKGPVASSLFETGGFWYADRDARDRSPDIQFHLGLGSGIEAGMAKLNNAGVTLNTAYLRPRSRGTVRLASADPAAAPLLDPNYWADPYDRDMAIKGLRLARDILRAPAMKRYVQSEVLPGARVNTDQELFDYACANAKTDHHPVGTCRMGRPDDPESVVTPDLRLIGLDGLRVVDASVMPYLPSCNTNAPTIMVAEKAADMIIQSQTSRGFREHQSANAGRFNQPVHDAASGRPGSAVHRADV, from the coding sequence ATGAAAACGACGACATATGACTACGTGATCGTGGGCGGCGGCTCTGCCGGTTGTGTATTGGCCAATCGCCTGAGCGCCGATCCCTCGATCAAGGTCCTGCTGCTCGAAGCAGGCGGTTCCGATCGCCACCCTTTCTTCTCGATGCCCGCAGGCTTCGCGAAGATGACGCGCGGCATCGGTTCGTGGGGCTGGTTCACAGTGCCGCAGAAGCATCTGAACAACCGCGTGCTGCGCTTCACGCAAGCGAAGGTGATCGGCGGCGGTTCGTCGATCAATGCGCAGATCTATACGCGCGGCGTCCCTGCCGATTACGACGATTGGGAACAGAAAGCGGGCGCGACGGGTTGGTCTTATCGCGATGTGCTGCCCTACTTCAAGAAGTCCGAGAACAACCAGCGCTTCGCGAATGAGTATCACAGCTATGGTGGCCCGCTCGGCGTATCGAATCCGATCAGCCCGTTGCCGATCTGCGAGGCGTTCTTTCAGGCTGGGCAGGAACTCGGTATTCCGTTCAATCCGGACTTCAATGGTGCGAACCAGGAAGGTCTGGGCTATTACCAGTTGACGCAACTGGATGCACGGCGGTCATCAACGGCAGCCGGTTTTATTCGACCGGTGCTCGGACGTGCGAATCTGACGGTCTCGATGCAGGCGCGAACGCTGCGCGTGATCATAGAGGGAAACCGCGCGACAGGCGTCGAATACGTGACTGGCGATAGCCGCGATCCGCAGATCGTGCGCGCGTCGCGTGAAGTGATCGTGTCGTCGGGCGCGATCGGTTCGCCGAAGCTGTTGATGCAGTCGGGCATCGGTCCCGCCGATCATCTCGGGTCTATTGGCATCAAAGCTGTCCACGATCTTCGCGGCGTCGGTTCGAATTTGCAGGATCACCTCGACCTCTTCGTCATCGCCGAATGCACAGGCGATCACACCTACGACAAGTACAACAAGCTGCACAACGCCGCGTGGGCTGGACTGCAGTACCTGTTGCTGAAGAAAGGCCCGGTTGCATCGAGTCTCTTCGAAACGGGTGGCTTCTGGTATGCGGATCGCGACGCGCGCGACCGTTCGCCCGACATCCAGTTTCATCTCGGCCTCGGGTCCGGTATCGAAGCGGGCATGGCGAAGCTGAACAACGCGGGCGTTACGCTCAACACCGCGTACCTTCGCCCGCGCTCGCGCGGCACGGTGCGTCTCGCCAGCGCGGACCCCGCCGCCGCGCCGCTGCTCGATCCGAACTACTGGGCCGATCCATACGATCGCGACATGGCGATCAAGGGCCTGCGACTCGCGCGCGACATCCTGCGCGCCCCAGCGATGAAGCGCTATGTGCAAAGCGAAGTTCTGCCGGGAGCACGCGTGAATACCGATCAAGAACTGTTCGACTATGCATGCGCGAATGCGAAGACCGACCACCACCCCGTCGGCACCTGCCGCATGGGCCGCCCCGACGATCCTGAAAGCGTCGTCACACCCGACTTGCGGCTTATCGGACTGGATGGCCTGAGAGTCGTCGACGCGTCCGTCATGCCCTATCTGCCTTCGTGCAACACCAATGCACCGACGATCATGGTCGCCGAAAAAGCCGCCGACATGATCATTCAATCCCAGACATCGAGAGGTTTCCGTGAACATCAATCTGCCAACGCCGGAAGGTTCAATCAGCCCGTACACGATGCAGCATCGGGAAGACCAGGTTCCGCCGTCCACCGCGCCGACGTTTAA
- a CDS encoding aldehyde dehydrogenase family protein: MTYDTAIPAATALLTSDKAPAHEAFNGRMYIDGAWTESTDKQRFERRSPAHGHVVSSFPEATPADVERAINAADLAFRHGPWPKLKGAERARILLAIADGIKARVDRMSLLESLETGKPLAQARGEVSGCIDLWQYAASLARTTSGDAYDTLGEDMLGIVLRQPIGVVGLITPWNFPLWILSQKLPFALAAGCTCVVKPSELTSSTTVMLMEILEQAGVPAGVVNVVTGKGPSVGQPLAKHDAIDMLSFTGSTRVGSLLGGLASKKLKKVALELGGKNPQIVFPDCDWDAMVDAVVFGVYFNAGECCNSGSRVLVHESIAERFAQAVVERARQVPVGDPLHPECKIGAIVSENQLVEILGNIDKGVAAGARLRLGGKRYDANGLYLEPTVISDVTPDMSIAREEIFGPVLTIIPFSDTQNAIDIANDTAYGLSAAVWSNDINTCLSVARGVDAGTVWVNTFLDGYPELPFGGFKSSGVGRELGKQAVEDYTETKTIQLHIGERKNWWLPRPAA; this comes from the coding sequence ATGACGTACGACACCGCAATCCCCGCTGCAACTGCGCTTCTGACAAGCGATAAGGCGCCCGCGCACGAAGCCTTCAACGGCCGTATGTACATCGACGGCGCGTGGACCGAATCCACGGACAAACAGCGCTTCGAGCGCCGCAGCCCTGCGCATGGCCACGTTGTCAGTTCGTTTCCGGAAGCGACACCGGCAGACGTCGAGCGAGCCATCAACGCCGCCGACCTCGCCTTCCGTCACGGCCCGTGGCCGAAGCTCAAGGGCGCGGAACGCGCACGGATTCTTCTCGCGATCGCTGACGGCATCAAGGCTCGCGTCGACAGGATGTCGCTGCTCGAATCGCTCGAAACGGGCAAACCGCTTGCGCAGGCACGCGGCGAAGTGTCCGGCTGTATCGATCTCTGGCAATACGCAGCAAGCCTTGCCCGCACGACCAGCGGCGATGCCTACGACACGCTCGGCGAAGACATGCTCGGCATCGTGCTGCGTCAGCCGATCGGCGTCGTCGGACTCATCACGCCGTGGAATTTCCCGCTGTGGATTCTTTCGCAAAAGCTGCCGTTCGCTCTCGCGGCGGGTTGCACCTGCGTCGTCAAGCCGAGCGAGCTGACGTCGAGCACGACCGTCATGCTGATGGAGATTCTCGAACAGGCCGGCGTGCCGGCAGGCGTCGTCAACGTGGTGACGGGCAAAGGTCCGTCCGTCGGGCAACCGCTCGCGAAGCACGACGCCATCGATATGTTGTCGTTCACCGGTTCCACGCGCGTCGGCAGTTTGCTCGGCGGACTCGCATCGAAGAAGCTGAAGAAGGTCGCGCTCGAACTCGGCGGCAAGAATCCGCAGATCGTCTTCCCCGATTGCGACTGGGACGCGATGGTCGATGCCGTCGTGTTCGGCGTGTACTTCAACGCAGGCGAATGCTGCAACAGCGGTAGCCGCGTGCTCGTGCATGAATCGATTGCGGAGCGCTTTGCGCAGGCGGTCGTCGAACGCGCACGGCAAGTGCCTGTTGGCGACCCGCTGCATCCCGAGTGCAAGATCGGCGCGATCGTCAGCGAGAACCAGTTGGTCGAGATTCTCGGCAACATCGACAAGGGCGTTGCCGCAGGCGCGCGTCTGCGCCTGGGCGGCAAGCGCTATGACGCGAACGGCCTGTATCTGGAGCCGACCGTCATCAGCGATGTCACGCCCGACATGAGCATCGCCCGCGAAGAAATCTTCGGCCCCGTGCTCACGATCATCCCCTTCTCCGACACGCAGAACGCGATCGATATCGCGAACGACACCGCCTACGGACTCTCCGCCGCCGTCTGGAGCAACGACATCAACACGTGCCTGAGCGTTGCGCGCGGCGTCGATGCGGGCACCGTGTGGGTCAACACCTTCCTCGACGGCTATCCGGAACTGCCGTTCGGCGGCTTCAAGTCGAGCGGCGTGGGACGCGAACTCGGCAAGCAGGCCGTCGAAGACTACACCGAGACGAAGACGATTCAGCTTCACATCGGAGAGCGCAAGAACTGGTGGCTGCCGCGCCCCGCCGCCTGA
- a CDS encoding enoyl-CoA hydratase/isomerase family protein: MADQQLIQIEKTNAVAIVTLNRPDKLNALTPEMLDQLEAAAAQLESDASVRAVVLTGAGERAFCVGADINQWSALAPLDMWRVWVSRGHRIFDRWAALRLPVVAAINGPAFGGGLELAAVADVRVADPAATFALPEASIATCPGWSGTQRLVSLIGPSHVKSLALTAKRIDAQRAYGIGLIDEISAPKESVAAAIAIAEKIATLAPVSVQLTKQLINAASGFGSGATLEAMAGALSASTHDAREGMASFRERRPAQYEGQ; the protein is encoded by the coding sequence ATGGCTGACCAGCAACTGATCCAGATCGAGAAGACGAACGCCGTTGCTATCGTCACGCTCAATCGGCCGGACAAGCTCAACGCGCTGACACCGGAAATGCTCGATCAACTCGAAGCCGCAGCGGCACAGCTTGAATCTGATGCTAGCGTGCGCGCCGTCGTGCTGACAGGCGCGGGTGAACGCGCCTTCTGTGTCGGCGCCGACATCAACCAGTGGTCGGCACTCGCGCCGCTCGACATGTGGCGCGTATGGGTCTCACGCGGTCATCGCATTTTCGACCGCTGGGCGGCGTTGCGTCTGCCCGTCGTCGCGGCGATCAACGGCCCCGCATTCGGCGGCGGCCTCGAACTGGCCGCGGTCGCCGATGTGCGCGTCGCGGACCCGGCTGCCACGTTCGCACTGCCCGAAGCGAGTATCGCGACCTGCCCCGGCTGGTCCGGCACGCAACGGCTGGTGTCGCTGATTGGTCCGAGCCATGTGAAATCGCTTGCGCTCACTGCGAAGCGGATCGACGCGCAACGCGCGTACGGCATCGGCCTGATCGATGAAATCTCAGCGCCGAAAGAGTCGGTTGCGGCCGCTATCGCGATCGCTGAAAAGATCGCGACGCTCGCACCCGTCTCCGTGCAACTGACCAAGCAACTGATCAACGCCGCCTCGGGATTCGGGAGCGGCGCAACCCTGGAAGCCATGGCTGGCGCGCTGTCCGCATCGACGCACGACGCCCGCGAAGGCATGGCCAGTTTCCGCGAACGGCGCCCGGCGCAATACGAGGGTCAATGA
- a CDS encoding carbohydrate ABC transporter permease — MVVGKHNYVSRIVIYSMLAIAAVVYLVPLLVMLLTSFKPLPEVYSGNILALPHQWTLEAWEKAWGSACVGLECSGVKGFFWNSFRMVFSAVAISTLLGALNGYVLTKWRFKGDNTLFGLILFGCFIPFQIVLIPMASFLGKVGLAQSISGLVFVHVVYGLCFTTLYFRNYYIAFPDELVKAAMIDGARFFRIFFRILLPNSVPIITVTVIWQFTNIWNDFLFGASFTTGSSAPITVALNNIVNTSTGVKEYNVNMATAMIAALPTLLVYVIGGRYFVRGLMAGSVKG; from the coding sequence ATGGTGGTGGGCAAGCATAACTACGTCTCGCGGATCGTCATTTATTCGATGCTGGCGATTGCAGCCGTGGTCTATCTCGTACCGCTGCTCGTGATGCTGCTGACGTCGTTCAAGCCGCTGCCCGAGGTCTATTCAGGCAATATCCTCGCGCTGCCGCATCAGTGGACGCTCGAAGCGTGGGAAAAAGCCTGGGGCTCGGCATGCGTGGGACTGGAATGCTCTGGTGTAAAAGGCTTCTTCTGGAATTCCTTCCGGATGGTCTTCTCTGCCGTGGCGATCTCCACGTTACTCGGCGCATTGAACGGCTACGTGCTGACCAAATGGCGCTTCAAAGGCGACAACACGCTGTTCGGCCTGATCCTGTTCGGATGCTTCATCCCGTTCCAGATCGTGCTGATTCCGATGGCGTCGTTCCTCGGCAAAGTCGGTCTCGCGCAATCGATCAGCGGCCTCGTGTTCGTGCATGTCGTTTATGGCCTGTGCTTCACGACGCTGTACTTCCGCAACTACTACATCGCTTTTCCCGATGAACTCGTGAAGGCGGCGATGATCGATGGCGCGCGTTTCTTTCGCATCTTCTTTCGCATCCTGCTTCCCAACTCCGTGCCGATCATCACGGTCACCGTGATCTGGCAGTTCACGAATATCTGGAACGACTTCCTGTTCGGCGCTTCATTCACGACGGGTAGTTCCGCGCCCATTACCGTCGCGCTGAACAACATCGTCAATACATCGACGGGCGTCAAGGAATACAACGTCAACATGGCCACGGCCATGATCGCCGCGCTGCCGACACTGCTCGTCTATGTAATCGGTGGTCGCTACTTCGTACGCGGTCTGATGGCCGGCTCGGTCAAGGGGTAA
- a CDS encoding carbohydrate ABC transporter permease, with protein sequence MLLHNRAHAATTLDDLNNSSGQSPTRKRSTFRNRFEAVLPKIVLSPTLIITLIFVYGFISWTTVLSFTRSRAFANFHWAGLLQYGRVWEHPRWHVAIVNLGIYASLYVVLCMAIGLGLAILLDQRIRAEGGLRALFLYPMALSFIVTGTAWKWILNPGLGLTKLFHDWGWTSFQFDWIINDDMAIYTVVIAAVWQASGFVMAMFLAGLRGIDQEQIKAASIDGARMPSIYRRVIIPQLRPVFVSAFVILVHLAVKSYELVIALTGAGPGYSTELPSTFMYSFTFTRNELGMGAASAVMMLCTVAAIMVPYLYSEMRPRRKSGGH encoded by the coding sequence ATGCTATTGCACAATCGCGCCCATGCGGCGACCACGCTTGATGATCTGAACAACAGCTCGGGCCAAAGCCCGACACGAAAGCGATCGACGTTCCGAAACCGCTTCGAAGCGGTCCTGCCCAAGATCGTCCTTAGCCCGACATTGATCATTACGTTGATCTTCGTCTATGGCTTTATCTCGTGGACGACGGTGCTCTCGTTCACCCGCTCACGCGCCTTTGCCAACTTCCACTGGGCAGGTCTGCTTCAGTACGGCCGCGTCTGGGAGCATCCGCGCTGGCATGTGGCGATCGTCAACCTCGGCATCTACGCATCGCTCTATGTCGTGCTGTGTATGGCGATTGGTCTCGGCCTCGCCATTCTGCTCGATCAACGGATTCGCGCTGAAGGCGGATTGCGGGCGCTCTTTCTCTATCCGATGGCGCTCTCGTTCATCGTCACGGGCACCGCATGGAAATGGATTCTCAATCCGGGCCTGGGACTCACCAAGCTGTTCCATGACTGGGGTTGGACGAGCTTCCAGTTCGACTGGATCATCAACGACGACATGGCGATCTATACCGTCGTCATCGCCGCTGTCTGGCAGGCGTCAGGCTTCGTGATGGCGATGTTTCTGGCAGGCTTGCGCGGCATCGACCAGGAACAGATCAAGGCAGCGTCGATCGACGGTGCGCGCATGCCTTCGATCTATCGGCGAGTCATCATTCCGCAGCTGCGACCCGTCTTCGTATCCGCGTTCGTGATTCTCGTACACCTTGCCGTCAAGAGCTATGAACTCGTCATTGCATTGACAGGCGCCGGTCCCGGCTACTCGACCGAACTACCGTCGACCTTCATGTACTCGTTCACCTTCACCCGCAACGAACTCGGCATGGGCGCGGCCAGCGCCGTGATGATGCTGTGTACGGTGGCGGCCATCATGGTGCCCTACCTCTACTCCGAAATGCGACCTCGCCGGAAGAGCGGCGGCCATTGA
- a CDS encoding ABC transporter substrate-binding protein, which translates to MFKKRIAAIAVGLVACHALSAYAADTKTVEVMHWWTSGGEAKALSVLKDGLKTKGYAWKDSPIAGGGGEAARTVLKARVASGNPPDAIQMLGFTIPEYAQEDYLQNLDPVASKEGWDKLVPGPIQKFSKVDGHWVAAPVDVHRTNWIWANKKIFDQLKLTPPKTFEELVADADKIRKAGYIPLAHGGQAWQEATIFDSAVMSAGGPKFYQQALVKLDPSALGSKTMEKAFDQMRALRGMVDPNFPGRDWNLATSMVINGKAAMQIMGDWAKGEFASAGKQANVDYLCFNYPGTDGAFIFNTDQFAGFKKGDASLPGEYAFASTIMDKGVQAKFNQIKGSIPARLDVPQDGFDECGKKSMNDLRAALKTDSMVGSFAHGHAMPDGPKNAVYDVVTHFFNSNQSSADAVKALVAAVKNSQ; encoded by the coding sequence ATGTTCAAGAAGCGTATTGCTGCAATTGCAGTCGGCCTCGTTGCCTGCCACGCGCTGTCCGCTTATGCGGCTGACACGAAAACCGTGGAAGTCATGCACTGGTGGACTTCTGGCGGCGAAGCCAAAGCCCTTTCCGTGCTGAAAGACGGCCTCAAAACCAAGGGCTATGCATGGAAAGACAGCCCGATCGCGGGCGGCGGCGGCGAAGCCGCGCGCACGGTGCTGAAAGCGCGCGTCGCGTCGGGCAATCCGCCTGATGCGATCCAGATGCTCGGCTTCACGATCCCCGAATACGCGCAGGAGGACTATCTGCAAAACCTCGATCCGGTCGCGTCGAAGGAAGGCTGGGACAAGCTCGTGCCCGGTCCAATCCAGAAGTTTTCGAAAGTCGATGGTCACTGGGTTGCTGCACCCGTCGATGTACACCGCACGAACTGGATCTGGGCGAACAAGAAGATCTTCGATCAACTAAAGCTCACGCCACCGAAGACCTTCGAAGAACTCGTCGCCGATGCCGACAAGATCCGCAAGGCCGGCTACATTCCGCTCGCGCACGGCGGCCAGGCATGGCAGGAAGCGACGATCTTCGATAGCGCGGTGATGTCGGCGGGCGGCCCGAAGTTCTATCAGCAGGCGTTGGTCAAGCTGGACCCGAGCGCGCTCGGCTCGAAGACGATGGAAAAGGCCTTTGACCAGATGCGCGCGTTGCGCGGCATGGTCGATCCGAACTTCCCCGGCCGTGACTGGAACCTCGCCACGTCGATGGTCATCAACGGCAAGGCTGCCATGCAGATCATGGGCGACTGGGCGAAGGGCGAGTTTGCATCGGCAGGCAAGCAGGCGAACGTCGACTATCTCTGCTTCAACTACCCCGGAACGGATGGCGCGTTCATCTTCAACACCGACCAGTTCGCGGGCTTCAAGAAGGGCGACGCGAGTCTCCCCGGCGAGTACGCGTTCGCGTCGACCATCATGGACAAGGGCGTCCAGGCGAAATTCAACCAGATCAAAGGCTCGATACCCGCGCGACTCGACGTGCCGCAGGACGGCTTCGACGAATGCGGCAAGAAGTCGATGAACGACCTGCGCGCAGCGCTCAAGACGGACTCGATGGTCGGCAGCTTCGCGCACGGACACGCGATGCCCGATGGTCCGAAGAACGCCGTGTATGACGTCGTCACGCACTTCTTCAATTCGAATCAGTCGTCTGCGGATGCCGTGAAAGCGCTCGTCGCGGCAGTGAAGAACTCGCAGTAA
- a CDS encoding 3-ketoacyl-ACP reductase, producing MSKIAGKCSTALVTGARRGIGRSICVALARRGFDIVLTDVVDDEDAATTCGLVRDEGQEALFIQSDLSDVDSHESVVEEAVRFKGSIECLVNNAGIGSPSRGDLLDVSPQAFDAVLGVNLRGSFFMTQAVARHMCATSSTAARSIVTVSSVSAEMASPERAEYCLSKSALPMMTRLFALRLASANVGVFEVRPGIIRTPMTSGVAEKYEARFREGLVPAGRWGESDEVGQAVATLAGGLLPFATGSVVNVDGGLSIPAF from the coding sequence ATGAGCAAGATAGCTGGAAAGTGTTCAACCGCGCTGGTAACGGGCGCGCGACGCGGCATCGGCCGGTCGATCTGCGTCGCGCTCGCGCGGCGCGGCTTCGACATCGTGCTGACGGATGTCGTGGACGACGAGGACGCCGCGACGACCTGCGGTCTCGTACGCGACGAAGGTCAGGAGGCGCTCTTCATTCAGAGCGATCTCAGCGACGTCGACTCGCATGAAAGCGTCGTCGAGGAAGCCGTGCGCTTCAAGGGAAGTATCGAATGTCTGGTCAACAACGCGGGCATCGGTTCGCCTAGCCGCGGCGATCTGCTCGATGTATCGCCGCAAGCGTTCGATGCCGTGCTCGGCGTCAATCTGCGCGGCTCGTTCTTTATGACGCAGGCCGTCGCTCGCCACATGTGTGCGACATCGTCGACGGCCGCCCGTTCGATCGTGACGGTTTCGTCGGTATCGGCAGAGATGGCATCGCCCGAGCGCGCCGAATACTGCCTGTCCAAATCCGCGCTGCCGATGATGACGCGCCTGTTTGCATTGCGGCTTGCGAGCGCAAATGTCGGCGTGTTCGAAGTGCGCCCCGGCATTATCCGCACACCGATGACATCGGGTGTCGCGGAGAAATACGAGGCGCGTTTCCGCGAGGGCCTGGTTCCCGCCGGCCGCTGGGGCGAGAGCGACGAAGTGGGCCAGGCGGTCGCGACGCTTGCGGGCGGCTTGCTGCCCTTCGCGACGGGCAGCGTGGTCAACGTGGATGGCGGCCTGTCCATCCCTGCATTCTGA